The following are encoded in a window of Flavobacterium cupriresistens genomic DNA:
- a CDS encoding alpha/beta hydrolase-fold protein — MYKSMITTDFATVKIKKTLFFGVLILITSFGFAQKNNKIEIGTVDSVFSKVLNENRKVLIHLPKSTRLTGFSKQKYPVLYLLDGDVHFSSVVGMMEQLSEMNGNTLCPEMIIVGIPNTNRGRDLTPTHSDIDPPFVTKDLSEQSGGGEKFAAFLEKELIPFIDSKYPTAPYRTLIGHSFGGLTVMNILTNHTALFNSYIAIDPSMWWDRQNFLKETEAKLRTKDLVNTSLFLGVANTMDENMNLVKVRNDTNVMTKHIRSILDLNDFLGDKKTHLNYQYKYYKDDSHGSVPLIATYDGLRFIFAFNQLKLTIGEQMNFNKAVFSKIEKHYELVSKHLGYKVTLPEAMVNSYGYQSLVSKNNELAGYLFKMNVTNYPESPNTYDSLADFYEANGDKKNAVANYQKVLTLDKDFPETKDKLERLLK; from the coding sequence ATGTATAAAAGTATGATAACCACGGATTTTGCAACAGTTAAAATTAAAAAAACACTATTTTTTGGTGTTTTGATACTGATAACAAGTTTTGGATTTGCTCAGAAAAACAATAAAATTGAGATTGGAACTGTCGACAGCGTTTTTTCGAAGGTTTTAAACGAAAACAGAAAAGTACTCATTCATCTTCCAAAAAGTACCCGGTTGACTGGTTTTTCCAAGCAAAAATATCCCGTATTGTATTTGTTGGACGGTGATGTTCATTTTAGTTCTGTGGTTGGAATGATGGAACAATTAAGCGAAATGAACGGCAATACACTCTGCCCCGAAATGATTATAGTGGGAATTCCAAATACCAATAGAGGAAGGGACCTCACACCAACACATTCGGATATTGATCCGCCATTTGTCACCAAAGATTTAAGTGAACAATCGGGTGGAGGAGAAAAATTTGCAGCCTTTCTGGAAAAAGAATTAATTCCGTTTATCGACTCAAAATACCCTACCGCACCTTACAGAACTTTAATAGGCCATTCTTTTGGAGGATTGACCGTAATGAATATTTTGACCAATCATACCGCTTTATTCAATTCCTATATTGCAATAGATCCTAGTATGTGGTGGGATCGTCAGAACTTTTTAAAAGAAACCGAAGCAAAATTAAGAACCAAAGATTTAGTAAATACCTCTTTATTCCTAGGGGTTGCCAATACTATGGACGAGAATATGAATCTTGTGAAAGTTAGAAATGACACCAACGTAATGACAAAACATATCAGGTCTATTCTGGACTTAAACGATTTTTTAGGCGATAAGAAAACCCATTTAAATTACCAATATAAATATTATAAAGACGACAGTCACGGTTCCGTTCCGCTAATTGCAACTTATGACGGGCTTCGGTTTATTTTTGCCTTCAACCAATTGAAACTTACGATTGGCGAACAAATGAATTTCAATAAAGCTGTTTTCTCTAAAATTGAAAAACATTACGAACTTGTTTCGAAACATTTGGGTTATAAAGTAACGTTGCCCGAAGCTATGGTCAATAGCTATGGCTACCAATCACTTGTAAGCAAAAACAATGAACTGGCGGGCTATTTATTTAAAATGAATGTGACGAACTATCCCGAGAGCCCCAATACCTATGACTCTCTTGCCGATTTTTATGAAGCGAACGGAGATAAAAAAAATGCAGTGGCCAACTATCAGAAAGTACTAACTCTGGATAAAGATTTTCCGGAGACAAAAGATAAATTAGAGCGGCTTCTAAAGTAA
- a CDS encoding M1 family metallopeptidase gives MRKNSLQLLLLGFLFLSQYGFSQKLYMPRNIKEAYENGTRSMDGKPGKKYWQNHGKYTIELTVNADTKVVSGTETIIYENNSNDTLRNLPIRFVNNLHKPSSPRGGDVSEDFLSAGLTITSLKIEGEVYNENARNWGTVGNVKMKKAMLPHSKITINIDWNYPLSKESGREGQIDNTTFFVAYSYPRVTVFDDYNRWDRLPHTDRQEFYNDFNDYTYSVKAPKNYVVYGTGDLLNPDEVLQPEFSSRLKKSYVTDEVLHIANEQEMKSGIVTKQNDWNTWKFEAKNISDVCFGLSDHYLWDASSVVVDKKTNRRASVQAAYDIKGTDFVVSVKNNQYALDWFSNNWPGIPYPFSKMTAFQGFADMEYPMMCNDSQMNDPVFAQLVQDHEVAHTYFPFYMGINETRYAFMDEGWATTFEYLIGIAEHGKEAADKFYKDFRVKQYISDPSTEEDQPIISMSSQLSGAGYGNNSYGKASLSYIALKDLLGDALFKKSLHAYMDNWNGKHPIPWDYFNSMNSASGKNLNWFFNNWFFTNNHIDLAVKSVNAETILVENVGGFAIPFDVNIVYTDDTKETVHQTPAIWEKNQKSATIALKNKKQIKQVMIDGGIFMDATPNNNAWKS, from the coding sequence ATGAGAAAAAATTCGCTTCAATTATTGCTTTTAGGATTTCTGTTTCTGTCGCAATATGGCTTTTCGCAAAAGCTTTATATGCCCAGAAATATTAAAGAAGCTTATGAAAACGGTACTCGTTCTATGGATGGGAAACCGGGAAAAAAATACTGGCAAAATCATGGAAAGTATACGATAGAACTGACTGTTAACGCTGATACTAAGGTAGTCAGCGGTACCGAAACCATCATTTACGAAAACAATAGTAACGATACATTAAGAAATTTACCAATCCGATTTGTGAATAATCTTCATAAGCCATCTTCACCACGAGGCGGAGACGTAAGTGAAGATTTTTTAAGTGCGGGATTAACCATTACTTCTCTTAAAATCGAAGGAGAAGTGTATAATGAGAATGCAAGAAATTGGGGAACCGTTGGAAATGTAAAAATGAAAAAAGCGATGCTTCCTCATAGCAAAATAACAATCAATATCGATTGGAATTACCCTTTGTCTAAAGAAAGCGGAAGAGAAGGACAAATAGACAATACGACATTCTTTGTTGCTTACAGCTATCCGAGAGTCACGGTTTTTGATGATTATAATAGATGGGACAGATTGCCTCATACCGATCGTCAGGAATTTTACAATGATTTTAATGATTATACCTATTCTGTAAAAGCGCCGAAGAATTATGTAGTGTATGGAACAGGAGATTTACTAAATCCGGATGAGGTTTTACAACCTGAATTTTCGTCTCGTCTGAAAAAATCATATGTGACAGATGAGGTTCTTCATATTGCCAACGAACAAGAGATGAAAAGTGGTATCGTAACCAAACAAAATGACTGGAATACCTGGAAATTTGAAGCCAAAAATATCTCTGATGTTTGTTTCGGTTTGAGCGACCATTATTTATGGGATGCGAGTAGTGTAGTTGTAGACAAAAAAACAAACCGTCGTGCCAGTGTTCAGGCGGCCTATGATATAAAAGGTACCGATTTTGTCGTATCAGTAAAAAACAATCAATATGCATTAGATTGGTTTTCAAACAACTGGCCGGGAATTCCGTATCCTTTTTCTAAAATGACCGCTTTTCAGGGATTTGCAGACATGGAATATCCAATGATGTGTAATGATTCACAAATGAATGATCCTGTGTTTGCTCAATTGGTTCAGGACCATGAAGTCGCTCATACGTATTTCCCTTTTTACATGGGAATCAATGAAACACGTTATGCTTTTATGGACGAGGGTTGGGCTACTACTTTTGAATATTTAATCGGAATTGCAGAACATGGTAAAGAAGCTGCGGATAAATTTTATAAAGATTTCAGAGTAAAACAGTACATAAGCGATCCGTCAACAGAAGAAGATCAGCCGATTATCTCTATGTCATCACAACTTTCAGGTGCCGGATATGGTAATAATTCATATGGGAAGGCTTCACTTTCTTATATTGCGCTAAAAGATTTGCTTGGAGATGCGTTATTCAAAAAATCATTACACGCTTATATGGACAATTGGAACGGAAAGCATCCGATTCCATGGGATTATTTTAACTCAATGAATAGCGCCTCAGGGAAGAACCTGAACTGGTTTTTTAACAATTGGTTTTTTACCAATAACCATATTGATCTTGCTGTGAAAAGTGTTAATGCAGAAACTATTTTGGTAGAAAATGTAGGAGGTTTTGCGATTCCATTTGATGTGAATATTGTTTATACAGACGATACAAAAGAAACCGTACATCAAACACCGGCGATTTGGGAGAAGAACCAAAAATCAGCTACGATTGCTTTAAAAAACAAAAAACAAATCAAACAGGTAATGATTGACGGAGGTATTTTTATGGATGCCACACCGAACAATAATGCTTGGAAAAGCTAA